TTAAAGTTTCAGATTGATAATGACGAACCGTAATAAGTTCAAGGTCAGTATTATACAATATTTTGAATCGTTTTTGCAAGTCTGCTTTCAGATCGTCAAATTTCATTTCATCAAAATCGAGACAAACTGTATAACTCATCGCAGAGTTTTGACTCAGATTGCATTTAAGATTATGCCGGGCTATTATTTCAAAAATATTGGAAATGTTTGCTTCTGTCACAAACGAAAAATCCAGGGTAGAAATAGAAATCAAAACCTGATTTTTTTTTACAATAACTGAAGGTAAGTCGGTCTGAGTAAATGGTTTGTCGTCAACAACTGTACCTGATTCAGATGGATGTAAAAATGGCTTAACAAACAATGGAATGGCCGAATTTTGTAAAGGTTTGATGGTTTTGGGATGGATAACCGTAGCTCCATAATAGGTCATTTCAATGGCTTCCTGATAGCTTAGTTGCTCGTATTTTCCGGGGTTTTCAAAAAGCCGTGGGTCTGCACACAAAACACCCGGAACGTCTTTCCAAATCGTAACAGATTCAGCACCAAGGCAATGGGCGAATATAGAGGCGGAGTAGTCTGAGCCTTCGCGACCCAAAGTGGTGGTTTTCCCGTCTGATGTGCCACCTAAAAAACCCTGAGTGATATAAAGCGGAAAATCCTGGTCGATTAATTCAATACTACTTTTGGTGACATCCCAATTTACTTTTCCTTCTCTGAAAGTGGAATCGGTTTTTATATATTTTCGGGAATCCAACCATTTGTGCATAAGATCGATTTCTTCAAAATAATAAGAGATGATTTTGGTGGATAGAATCTCACCAAATGATACAATCTGGTCGTAAAACTCATCAAATTTTTCCCCGTTATACCTTTCAAATTTAATTCTTATTTCATTGATTTTGTCATCTAAAAAATTGAGAATAGGGTCAGGATTTTTGAATAAACCCAAAATCAAATCAGTATGAAATGCCCTTACAACTTCTATTTTTTCTTCAAGATTTTCCTTTTTGAAATATGCCGATTTAACCACTTCTTCCATTGCATTGGTGGTTTTTCCCATGGCCGATACTACCACAAGAATATTATTTCCTTCAAAATGTTCCAGTATTTTTACCAGATTTTTAACGCCTTCCGGCTCTTTGACCGAAGCTCCACCAAATTTGAAAACAAGCATAAAAAATTAAAAATTATCTTAAGATTTTGTATCAAATATAATTGAATTTCAAATTCCAGATTTGCATTCAGAGAATCAATTTTAATTTCATAAATGTGCAATCAAATATATTTTTCTAAAAATTCATATTTTACCTATATTTGAATCAATAATCTTAAGATATATATGACCACTTTCAAAGTCACAATTCCCGAAAATGAAATTTCAACTTTTAAAGACTATTTAAATAAAATAGGAGCTCATTTTGAAGTGTTTCCTTCTGAGCTGGAGTTGTCAAATGATTATAAAAAAATTATGGACACCATGCTATCTGAGTTGGAAAATGGAAAACTAAATTTACTCTCTGAAGAGGAATTTAAATATAAGACTGAACAAAAATGAAACTTAGTTTTCAGGATGGTTCATTGGTTGATTATTGGGAAGGATACAATTTTTACCACAAGATTTCGCCCCAATTATCCCAAAAGTTTTATCAAGATTTTTGGGATTCAATCGGTAAAGTTAAAGCAAATCCAATGCAATTTCAGGAAAGATACCGGAAAATAAGAATAGCGTTCTTAAATCGTTTTCCTTTTGGAATTCACTATTTAATTAAAGGTGACAGAATAATAGTTTTGAAAATATTACATACCCGCAGATTTTTGAAAATGTAATTTTTTCAAATTCAATCCCCAAAAAACTTCAATTTCAAAGCATTTTCACCTGCCAGTTTACCTACCAACTGCCCTTTATCCAATCCTTCCCGATAGTGAATTCCTCCGTAAAGTCTTGAAATACTCGTTTCATTGGCCGATTCCAAGAAATTTTTAAATGTTTTAGGTGCTCCTGTCCAATATTTTGAGTAATCTGTAAAACCAGTACTGTCGCCCATATATTTGGTCAAAACAGTGGCCATTGCCGCCGATTGTGCTGAGTGTCCTGATGGGAATTCGGGAAATGGCGGAGTCAATAAGGTGGTTTCCCATGCACTATCTATGTATTTTTTGATATATGCTACCGGTCTTATAAGATTGTATTTATATTTTAATCCCCATGTAATCACAAAGGCATCGTGCATAGCAAGGCTCAGATTAGCGTACAATACCGCAGCAGAATCAATGCTTGTGGGATTATTCCTGAAAATATGCGTCAAAATCGAAAGAGAGTGACCAATTGGTGTATAAGTGTATGTTGCGGCATCGTCCCAGAAATTGGCAATCCTGTGCTTTTCAGATCCCGGAGTTACTTCCTTTGAGACGGTGTAAACTTCCAATGCCTGCTTGTAAAATTTAGAATCTTTATAAATCGAAAAATCAAAACCTGGCCTTATATCCGATTCTTTCTGGTTGTCAGCAATGAATGTCCGAACTTTTCCCCAGTCAGGATGCAAAGGCCCAGTATTTTCTAAATCTGCAGTTCGGTTTATTTCAAAGCAACTGTCGCATTTTGGTAATTTGTAATTAATATCATAACTCCTGTAAGTACTTTCTTTAGCACCATCTCTTTCGGCATATTTCAAAATCAATTCGGCAACTGAAATACCATAATTTTTTGATTTCATCACTGCGAGTTTACTTTGATTTTTCGAAAATTGGGAATCTACCGAGTCTTTATGTGCCAAAACTCTTTCCATATATACATAAGGAGCTGCTAGAAAGAATTTATCCATAGTCGCAAAAATCGCATTGTTTAAAGCTAGTTCCGGAATAAAATCTGAAGAATCTACCAAATACTCCGGCGGAACCACAAAACCCTGCAATTGACCTGATAAACTTCTTAGGTTTTTATAAGCCGGCAAAATAGATTGATAAGCCGCCAGGTTAATATATGCAATATTTCTGGCTGCCACCAAAGGTGTGTAACCGGGAGTTTGCTCGAGCAAATCCATCACTAAAACATGCCATTTTACTTGTAAATCTGAGGTCTTGAAGTCATAAGTTTTAGCAGGAAGAGCTTTTTCATAAATAATTAGTTCTGTGGTATTTCCTTCCTGAAATTCTCTCCTTTGAGGAACCTGTGAAAAAGAGTGTATGGCGGTAAATATTAGTAAAAATGCCTTTTTCATTTTATGCTTGACAGAAAATGCCGTATTTTGGTTTCGGATTCGAATTTAACATCAAAACCTTTTCTTTTGCATGCGTCCAAAAAAATTATTTTTGCTTGATGCCATGGCACTGATTTACAGAGCCCATTTTGCTTTTATCAAAAACCCCAGAATTACTTCAACAGGCCTCAATACAAGTGCCGTTTTTGGTTTTACCAATACTTTGTTGGAAGTGATTAAGAAAGAGAAGCCAACCCACCTGGCAGTGTGTTTTGATACAAAAGCCCCCACTTTTAGACATGAGCACTTTGTGGAATACAAGGCAAATCGTGAGGAACAACCTGAGGACATCACTGTGGCCATACCCCTTGTAAAAAGGTTGGTAAGGGCCATGAATATCGCTTTGATTGAAAAAGATGGCTTCGAAGCCGATGACGTGATTGGAACCCTGGCCAAAAAAGCACCCAGAGACGAATTTGATGTTTTCATGTACACACCCGACAAAGACTATGGTCAGTTAGTAGATGAGCATATTTTCTTATATAAACCGGCATTTCTGGGCAATGGTGTTGAAATAATGGGTGTACCTGAAGTTTTGGCCAAATGGGACATTAAACGCATTGACCAGGTGGTTGATATGCTGGGGTTGATGGGCGATAAAGTGGATAATATTCCCGGAATACCTGGGGTAGGGGAGAAAACAGCGGCTAAGTTGCTTGATCTTTATGATTCTGTGGAAGGAATACTTGAAAATGCCGACAAAGTACCCGGTAAAATGGGAGAAAAGATAAAAGCAGGGAAAGAGTCAGCTTTGATGTCAAAGTATCTGGCA
The sequence above is a segment of the Cytophagaceae bacterium genome. Coding sequences within it:
- a CDS encoding aspartate kinase; the protein is MLVFKFGGASVKEPEGVKNLVKILEHFEGNNILVVVSAMGKTTNAMEEVVKSAYFKKENLEEKIEVVRAFHTDLILGLFKNPDPILNFLDDKINEIRIKFERYNGEKFDEFYDQIVSFGEILSTKIISYYFEEIDLMHKWLDSRKYIKTDSTFREGKVNWDVTKSSIELIDQDFPLYITQGFLGGTSDGKTTTLGREGSDYSASIFAHCLGAESVTIWKDVPGVLCADPRLFENPGKYEQLSYQEAIEMTYYGATVIHPKTIKPLQNSAIPLFVKPFLHPSESGTVVDDKPFTQTDLPSVIVKKNQVLISISTLDFSFVTEANISNIFEIIARHNLKCNLSQNSAMSYTVCLDFDEMKFDDLKADLQKRFKILYNTDLELITVRHYQSETLKNITEGRKVFVEQLSRNTAQVVVR
- a CDS encoding type II toxin-antitoxin system RelE/ParE family toxin translates to MKLSFQDGSLVDYWEGYNFYHKISPQLSQKFYQDFWDSIGKVKANPMQFQERYRKIRIAFLNRFPFGIHYLIKGDRIIVLKILHTRRFLKM
- a CDS encoding vanadium-dependent haloperoxidase; the encoded protein is MKKAFLLIFTAIHSFSQVPQRREFQEGNTTELIIYEKALPAKTYDFKTSDLQVKWHVLVMDLLEQTPGYTPLVAARNIAYINLAAYQSILPAYKNLRSLSGQLQGFVVPPEYLVDSSDFIPELALNNAIFATMDKFFLAAPYVYMERVLAHKDSVDSQFSKNQSKLAVMKSKNYGISVAELILKYAERDGAKESTYRSYDINYKLPKCDSCFEINRTADLENTGPLHPDWGKVRTFIADNQKESDIRPGFDFSIYKDSKFYKQALEVYTVSKEVTPGSEKHRIANFWDDAATYTYTPIGHSLSILTHIFRNNPTSIDSAAVLYANLSLAMHDAFVITWGLKYKYNLIRPVAYIKKYIDSAWETTLLTPPFPEFPSGHSAQSAAMATVLTKYMGDSTGFTDYSKYWTGAPKTFKNFLESANETSISRLYGGIHYREGLDKGQLVGKLAGENALKLKFFGD